One genomic segment of Rhodothermales bacterium includes these proteins:
- a CDS encoding zinc ribbon domain-containing protein has translation MDNASSVSCPSCGAAADVSDAVCDLCGTPLPQPESREEAMASTEASPVTASPMPLAESSVGPFCHQCGTRNPIGARFCTACGTAIHTSAPDTKPASSGRRQKASSARPAPSSTVAPESAPPIRPAGLQAAILLTSAVLVVVALFLITQVSKTRLPVEQEVAAETRSSANGTDAQQAAQQAAAPLAGDLAEQVARIEDEMGGLEGAALRAKQDELIALYSQAGRLDRVATLREEIAGGANTAEAWKEAGNALYELMEATPGDQRPDIAQRAADAYDRALSLGEDDLVVRTAMAMAYMNTRAPMQGVMQIRQVLETDPDHLEGNFYYGVMLMQINRLDQALGQFEKVKTLVGPEQPLYRQADMMIANIKTLGGNANS, from the coding sequence ATGGATAATGCCTCCAGCGTCAGCTGTCCCTCCTGTGGCGCTGCCGCCGATGTCAGCGATGCCGTCTGCGATCTGTGCGGCACCCCCCTGCCACAACCTGAATCGCGCGAAGAGGCTATGGCGTCGACAGAAGCCAGCCCGGTCACCGCTTCTCCAATGCCGCTGGCAGAATCCTCCGTTGGCCCGTTTTGCCATCAGTGCGGCACACGCAACCCCATCGGCGCTCGGTTTTGTACGGCCTGTGGCACGGCGATTCACACCTCCGCTCCGGACACAAAACCGGCTTCGTCGGGCCGCCGCCAAAAAGCGTCGTCGGCTCGTCCCGCCCCCTCGTCTACCGTTGCTCCCGAGTCGGCTCCCCCCATACGACCCGCCGGCCTACAGGCGGCCATTCTGCTAACATCGGCCGTTCTGGTGGTCGTCGCGCTCTTTCTGATCACACAGGTCAGCAAGACGCGCCTCCCGGTGGAGCAGGAGGTTGCCGCCGAGACGCGCTCGTCCGCCAACGGGACCGACGCGCAACAGGCCGCGCAACAGGCCGCAGCCCCGCTGGCCGGCGACCTCGCGGAGCAGGTCGCCCGTATCGAAGACGAGATGGGCGGCCTCGAGGGCGCCGCGTTGCGGGCCAAACAGGACGAGCTGATCGCGCTATACAGCCAGGCCGGCCGGCTCGATCGCGTGGCCACACTCCGTGAAGAAATCGCCGGTGGCGCCAACACCGCCGAGGCGTGGAAAGAGGCCGGCAATGCCCTGTACGAGCTGATGGAGGCCACTCCTGGCGACCAGCGACCGGACATCGCCCAGCGCGCCGCCGACGCCTACGACAGAGCGCTCTCGCTCGGCGAGGACGACCTGGTCGTCCGCACAGCCATGGCCATGGCCTACATGAACACGCGCGCCCCGATGCAGGGCGTGATGCAGATCCGCCAGGTGCTCGAGACAGATCCAGATCACCTCGAAGGCAACTTCTACTACGGCGTGATGCTCATGCAGATCAACCGGCTCGACCAGGCCCTCGGCCAGTTCGAGAAGGTGAAAACGCTAGTCGGCCCGGAACAGCCGCTGTACCGTCAGGCGGATATGATGATCGCTAACATCAAGACCCTCGGGGGGAATGCGAATTCATGA